The following proteins come from a genomic window of Proteiniphilum propionicum:
- a CDS encoding DUF4959 domain-containing protein, whose amino-acid sequence MKIKILSLIFTLLCIFIYSCTNEDDLKVPIKVDTNPPAALTAADVSYRPIAGGAVIKYSLPDEKDLRCVEAQYTITSGKKFTVRGSFLSDSLIVEGYRDTNAHDIKLYVVDNSENYSEPYTLSFVPNQSPLDAVLESLTVYPDFGGMQITWDNVDQSTIALFIYRIESPDTILIDQFYSKNAKGELTIRGEKSKKTEYLVQIRDRWNNYTDMNNFTITPLYEKELDYTKLTIPGSEYFINISNPSGMGKWWDDQKSAPGWGDIFWPAGDKPLPHVSTVKFPTPTTLSRIVLWQYAWGATNYSHFYYGANVRVLELYGSTEVNPSTEDPVNNPSWKYIMTCEIKMPSGGWVNNASMTEEDFDVAKNRGHEFVLPLSEVPVKYTYLRFRVTTTFDGANSGGLLSEVNLFGDDRLEGEEDED is encoded by the coding sequence ATGAAAATAAAAATTTTATCATTAATATTCACACTTCTTTGTATATTCATCTATTCCTGTACAAATGAAGATGATCTTAAAGTGCCAATAAAGGTTGACACTAATCCCCCTGCCGCACTTACTGCTGCAGATGTAAGTTACCGTCCAATCGCAGGTGGTGCTGTTATTAAATATTCACTACCTGATGAGAAGGATTTACGTTGTGTTGAAGCTCAATATACCATTACAAGTGGCAAAAAATTCACTGTTAGAGGATCATTCTTGTCCGACTCTTTAATAGTGGAAGGTTATCGCGATACTAACGCACATGACATTAAATTATATGTAGTAGATAATTCAGAAAATTATTCTGAGCCATATACATTGTCTTTCGTGCCTAACCAATCGCCATTGGACGCAGTTCTAGAATCATTAACTGTATACCCCGACTTTGGCGGTATGCAAATAACTTGGGATAATGTAGACCAAAGTACTATTGCATTGTTTATTTACAGAATAGAGTCTCCTGATACAATATTGATAGATCAATTCTACTCTAAAAACGCAAAAGGTGAATTAACCATACGTGGTGAAAAGAGTAAAAAGACCGAATACTTAGTACAAATCAGAGACCGTTGGAATAACTATACTGATATGAACAATTTTACCATTACCCCTCTTTATGAAAAAGAACTCGACTATACTAAATTGACTATCCCAGGTTCTGAGTATTTTATCAATATCAGTAATCCAAGTGGTATGGGAAAATGGTGGGATGACCAAAAATCTGCTCCAGGATGGGGTGACATTTTCTGGCCGGCAGGCGATAAACCATTGCCACATGTTTCTACAGTGAAATTTCCAACTCCTACCACATTGTCACGCATTGTATTATGGCAATATGCATGGGGCGCTACCAACTATTCACACTTCTATTATGGTGCTAATGTTCGTGTATTGGAACTTTACGGTTCAACGGAAGTCAATCCATCAACTGAAGATCCTGTTAATAATCCTTCATGGAAGTATATTATGACTTGCGAAATTAAAATGCCTTCGGGAGGTTGGGTAAATAATGCTTCTATGACAGAGGAAGACTTTGATGTTGCCAAGAATCGAGGACACGAATTTGTGCTACCATTAAGTGAGGTCCCAGTAAAATACACCTATTTGCGATTCAGAGTAACCACTACTTTTGACGGTGCTAATTCAGGTGGTTTGCTTTCCGAGGTTAATCTTTTTGGTGACGACCGCCTTGAAGGTGAGGAAGATGAAGATTAA
- a CDS encoding RagB/SusD family nutrient uptake outer membrane protein, translated as MKHISIIFSILMAIMSFGSCSYLDIIPDNVATLDHAFADETTAERYLFTCYAGLPKEHNGNTDPAMAGSYEFWQKDSYTEIDAPFKTPFRIKDGFQNSNNPYVDNYRGTNGGTPLYKTIRKCYIFQNNIDKVINISELNKQRWIAESKVIIAYCYFYLVRQYGPVPLITKEYSIDSSTDDIRLNRNTMDECVNFIVTTLDEAADHLPPVISNKSEELGRFTQPIALTLKAKTLLLAASPLFNGNAYLADWTNPDGKALLSQYDESKWEKAREAAKIAINACHEAGIKLYKYESSSIAKPRRMDLTLRGAVTNRDWTDELIWGNVQANTHNLQTGSIVNFLGVTEAAGGGVIYPNFCVTLNTAKRFYTANGLPMEEDPAWANKKITDLRLPTAEEIDYVAPNEMQAEFNLQREPRYYSAISFNRAKRYSNGNNGDNFHIVRGYKGESANKQGYSSGWGDKTGMKAMKLVNPETTLTGSAQTSTFNYVPYPFPLLRLADLYLMYAEAANEAGDPDGDAIHYIDLVRERAGLKGVVESWNNSTNPNKPTTKDGLRLIIQQERDIELAFEGHNFWDIRRWLKLESVNNQPITCWDTEGKTPETFYTETVRKRPNFKKKDYLWPIAQESMVKNPALVQTKGW; from the coding sequence ATGAAACATATATCAATAATATTTAGCATTCTTATGGCAATCATGTCATTTGGCTCTTGCAGTTACCTGGATATTATTCCAGACAACGTTGCAACGCTTGATCATGCTTTTGCAGATGAAACAACTGCCGAAAGATATCTATTTACATGCTATGCCGGCCTTCCGAAAGAGCATAACGGCAATACCGATCCCGCAATGGCAGGATCATACGAATTCTGGCAAAAAGATTCTTATACAGAAATTGATGCCCCTTTTAAGACTCCTTTTAGAATTAAAGACGGGTTCCAAAATTCTAACAATCCTTATGTAGATAATTATAGAGGTACTAATGGAGGTACTCCATTGTACAAAACTATAAGGAAGTGTTATATCTTTCAAAATAACATTGATAAGGTGATTAATATTAGCGAGCTAAATAAGCAGCGCTGGATTGCTGAATCAAAAGTAATTATTGCTTATTGCTACTTCTATCTGGTACGTCAATATGGCCCGGTACCTTTGATTACTAAAGAGTATTCAATTGACTCTAGTACTGATGATATTCGTTTAAATCGTAACACAATGGACGAATGTGTCAATTTTATTGTTACTACTTTAGATGAAGCCGCTGATCATTTACCACCAGTAATTAGCAACAAATCTGAAGAGTTGGGCCGTTTTACTCAGCCTATTGCTTTGACCCTAAAAGCAAAAACTCTTTTATTGGCAGCAAGCCCATTGTTCAATGGTAATGCATACTTGGCCGACTGGACAAACCCTGATGGAAAAGCTTTATTGAGCCAATACGATGAATCAAAATGGGAAAAAGCTCGTGAAGCTGCTAAAATAGCCATTAACGCATGCCACGAAGCAGGCATAAAACTTTACAAATATGAGTCAAGTTCAATTGCTAAACCACGTAGAATGGACTTGACATTGAGAGGTGCTGTTACAAACAGAGACTGGACTGACGAGTTGATCTGGGGCAATGTTCAAGCTAACACTCATAACCTGCAAACAGGATCAATAGTTAACTTCTTAGGCGTAACAGAAGCTGCAGGGGGAGGTGTGATCTACCCAAACTTTTGCGTTACTTTAAACACAGCAAAACGTTTCTATACAGCCAACGGATTGCCAATGGAAGAAGATCCAGCATGGGCTAATAAGAAAATAACTGATTTGCGTTTACCTACAGCTGAAGAAATCGACTATGTAGCACCAAATGAAATGCAAGCAGAATTTAATCTTCAACGCGAGCCACGTTATTACTCTGCCATATCATTCAATAGGGCAAAACGCTACTCGAATGGTAACAATGGTGATAACTTCCACATTGTAAGAGGTTATAAAGGTGAATCTGCCAACAAACAAGGTTACTCCAGTGGTTGGGGAGACAAGACAGGTATGAAAGCGATGAAATTGGTTAATCCTGAAACTACTTTAACAGGTAGTGCACAAACATCTACATTTAATTATGTTCCTTATCCTTTCCCTCTATTGCGCTTAGCCGATCTTTATTTGATGTATGCTGAAGCTGCAAACGAAGCTGGCGACCCAGATGGCGATGCTATTCACTACATCGATTTGGTACGCGAGCGTGCCGGATTAAAAGGTGTTGTGGAGTCATGGAATAATTCTACCAATCCTAACAAACCAACTACTAAAGATGGTTTAAGATTGATTATCCAACAAGAACGTGATATTGAATTGGCATTCGAAGGACACAATTTCTGGGATATCCGTCGTTGGTTGAAACTTGAATCAGTGAACAACCAGCCTATCACTTGTTGGGATACTGAAGGAAAAACTCCTGAAACATTTTATACTGAAACTGTGAGAAAAAGGCCTAACTTCAAAAAGAAGGACTATTTATGGCCTATTGCTCAAGAGAGTATGGTTAAGAATCCGGCCTTAGTTCAAACAAAAGGATGGTGA